A section of the candidate division KSB1 bacterium genome encodes:
- a CDS encoding GDP-mannose 4,6-dehydratase, protein YWGNVNPVGPRGCYDEAKRFSEALVMAYHRIHKIDVRIARIFNTYGPRMRKNDGRAVPNFINQALNNKPITVYGDGKQTRSFCYIEDLINGIYNLMMSNINDPVNLGNPDEHTIKEIAELIKKLTKSKSNIIFKKLPIDDPHVRCPDISKAKRELGWESKVGLREGLTKTIEWFKNN, encoded by the coding sequence CTATTGGGGCAATGTCAATCCTGTGGGCCCTAGGGGCTGTTATGATGAAGCAAAAAGATTTTCAGAAGCGCTTGTCATGGCTTATCATAGGATACATAAAATTGATGTTAGAATAGCTAGGATCTTTAACACTTATGGCCCGAGGATGAGAAAAAATGACGGAAGAGCGGTTCCAAATTTTATAAATCAGGCATTGAACAATAAGCCCATTACTGTTTATGGGGATGGAAAACAGACAAGAAGCTTCTGCTACATTGAGGATTTAATAAATGGAATCTATAATTTAATGATGTCTAATATAAATGACCCTGTAAATTTAGGAAATCCTGATGAGCATACAATAAAAGAGATTGCAGAACTTATAAAAAAATTAACAAAAAGTAAGAGTAATATCATATTCAAAAAATTGCCTATAGATGATCCTCATGTTAGATGTCCTGATATAAGCAAGGCAAAGAGAGAACTTGGATGGGAGTCTAAAGTGGGATTGAGAGAAGGTCTTACAAAAACTATTGA